In Populus alba chromosome 1, ASM523922v2, whole genome shotgun sequence, a single window of DNA contains:
- the LOC118058619 gene encoding G-type lectin S-receptor-like serine/threonine-protein kinase At4g27290 — translation MGKSISGFRILFVHTFLLISAIRASTDTLTPGQSIRDGDLLVSADGSFELGFFSPGISKGRYVGIWYQKISAGTVVWVANRETPLNDSSGALIITGQGILSLLNSSKDAIWSSNASRTAQNPVMKLLDSGNLVVKDINDNSENFLWQSFDYPGDTLLPGMKWGRNTVTGLDRYLSSWKSSNDPAQGEFTFRIDPRGNAQMLLMRGPTILYRTGTWNGYRWTGTPQLEPNMLYTYGFVSTATEMYYKFDLINSSVASRIVMSSSGIAQRFTWITRTNSWARFSAVLLDQCDDYALCGAYGSCNVNKQPVCACLEGFIPKSPKDWSIQEWSDGCVRRTKLDCDKGDRFLPHGGVKLPDMIKSWEDTSKALKECEDLCLKNCSCVAYANSDIRGGGRGCLLWFDELIDTRELTTGGQDLYIRIAASEMYNIEKNRSSDKKQVGIIVGTIITIVGVLVLAFILYARRKKLRKQANMKTSHLQNYEDEDQRKEDMELPTFDLSTIANATDYFSIRNKLGEGGFGSVYKGTLIEGQEVAVKRLSKNSGQGLTEFKNEVILIAKLQHRNLVKLLGCCIEGDERILIYEYMPNKSLDYFIFDKKTRNSSDWRIWINIVGGIARGLLYLHQDSRLRIIHRDLKAGNVLLDNDMNPKIADFGMARTFGGDQTEANTNKIVGTYGYMSPEYAVDGLFSVKSDVFSFGVLVLEIVSGKKNRGFNHPDHHHNLLGHAWRLWNEGRPLELINEPEQDSSTLSEIIRCIHVGLLCVQKRPEDRPNMSSVIVMLSSGISLPQPKQPGFFTERNLPELESSTSNQKSFCTNEITVSFLGPR, via the exons ATGGGAAAATCAATATCTGGCTTTAGAATTCTCTTTGTTCATACATTTCTATTGATTTCTGCCATAAGAGCATCTACAGATACTCTTACTCCTGGTCAGTCCATTCGAGATGGAGATCTTTTAGTCTCAGCAGATGGAAGTTTTGAACTGGGATTTTTTAGTCCAGGTATTTCAAAAGGTCGATACGTGGGGATATGGTACCAAAAAATATCTGCTGGGACTGTTGTTTGGGTAGCCAACAGAGAAACACCACTCAACGATAGCTCAGGAGCTTTGATTATCACTGGCCAAGGCATTCTTAGTCTTCTTAATAGCTCCAAGGATGCTATTTGGTCTTCCAATGCTTCCAGAACTGCCCAGAACCCAGTCATGAAGCTCCTGGATTCTGGCAATCTTGTCGTAAAAGACATAAATGACAACTCGGAGAACTTTTTGTGGCAGAGTTTTGATTATCCAGGTGACACCTTACTTCCAGGCATGAAGTGGGGAAGAAATACGGTAACTGGTCTTGATAGGTATTTATCATCATGGAAGAGTTCAAATGACCCTGCTCAAGGAGAATTCACATTCCGTATAGATCCTCGAGGGAATGCACAAATGTTGCTTATGAGAGGGCCTACAATACTTTATCGAACAGGAACATGGAATGGCTACAGATGGACAGGAACTCCTCAACTGGAACCTAATATGTTATACACATATGGATTCGTTTCAACTGCAACAGAGATGTATTACAAGTTTGATCTGATAAACAGTTCAGTCGCATCCAGAATTGTGATGAGCAGTTCAGGTATAGCACAGCGCTTCACATGGATCACTCGAACAAATAGTTGGGCTCGTTTCTCTGCAGTTCTTCTCGACCAGTGTGATGATTATGCTTTGTGTGGTGCCTATGGAAGTTGCAACGTCAATAAACAACCTGTTTGTGCATGCTTGGAAGGGTTCATACCCAAATCTCCAAAAGATTGGAGTATACAAGAGTGGTCTGACGGATGTGTTAGAAGGACTAAACTAGACTGCGATAAAGGAGATCGATTTCTGCCGCACGGGGGAGTGAAATTGCCAGACATGATCAAATCCTGGGAGGATACTAGCAAAGCCCTCAAGGAATGTGAGGATTTATGTTTGAAGAACTGCTCCTGTGTGGCTTATGCAAATTCAGATATTAGAGGAGGAGGGAGGGGCTGCTTGCTTTGGTTCGACGAGCTGATTGACACAAGAGAACTCACTACAGGCGGGCAAGATCTCTATATACGAATAGCTGCTTCGGAGATGt ataatattgaaaaaaacagaagctCCGACAAGAAGCAAGTGGGAATAATAGTTGGCACCATAATTACCATCGTGGGAGTCCTCGTACTAGCATTTATCCTGTATGCAAGGAGAAAGAAACTTAGAAAGCAAG CAAACATGAAAACCAGCCACCTGCAGAATTACGAAGATGAAGATCAGAGGAAAGAAGACATGGAGTTGCCAACATTTGATCTTAGCACTATAGCAAATGCCACAGATTACTTTTCAATCCGGAATAAGCTGGGAGAAGGTGGTTTTGGATCTGTATACAAG GGAACGTTGATAGAAGGGCAAGAAGTAGCAGTGAAGAGGCTCTCAAAGAATTCAGGACAAGGGCTTACAGAGTTCAAAAATGAAGTTATATTGATTGCTAAACTCCAGCATCGCAATCTTGTAAAGCTTCTTGGTTGCTGTATTGAGGGAGatgaaagaatattaatttatgaataCATGCCGAATAAAAGCTTGGACTACTTCATTTTCG ataaaaaaactagaaattcaTCAGATTGGCGCATTTGGATCAATATTGTTGGCGGAATTGCTAGAGGGCTTctttatcttcatcaagactCTAGGTTGAGGATTATCCATAGGGATCTCAAGGCCGGCAATGTGCTACTAGATAATGATATGAACCCGAAAATTGCAGATTTTGGTATGGCCAGAACATTTGGTGGAGATCAAACAGAGGCCAACACAAACAAAATTGTGGGAACATA tggCTATATGTCTCCTGAATACGCAGTTGATGGGCTCTTCTCAGTTAAATCAGATGTCTTCAGCTTCGGTGTTTTAGTACTTGAGATCGTCAGTGGGAAGAAAAACAGAGGTTTTAACCATCCTGATCATCACCACAACCTTCTTGGACAT GCATGGAGATTATGGAATGAAGGGAGGCCTCTGGAGCTAATCAATGAACCAGAACAAGATTCTTCTACTTTATCTGAAATTATAAGATGCATTCATGTCGGCCTTTTATGTGTTCAGAAACGACCTGAAGACAGACCAAACATGTCATCTGTGATTGTAATGTTGAGCAGTGGGATTTCGTTGCCTCAACCAAAGCAACCTGGTTTTTTCACAGAAAGGAATCTACCTGAATTAGAGTCTTCAACAAGCAACCAAAAATCATTTTGCACAAATGAAATCACTGTTTCATTTCTGGGACCACGGTAG
- the LOC118058577 gene encoding G-type lectin S-receptor-like serine/threonine-protein kinase At4g27290: MERFRVVFVCIFLLISPVRISAISATLTPGQSIRDGETLVSAEGNFELGFFSPGSSNNRYLGIWYKQTTPGTSVWVANREKPIVDRLGVLNVTAQGVLVLFNSTNYAVWSSNVSRTAQNPVVQLLDSGNLAVKDGNDSNPDNFLWQSFDYPSETLLPGMKWGKNLVTGLDRYISPWKSSDDPARGDFAFRLDPRGRGYSQMLLMRGLAILFRTGTWNGFRWGGVPDTVSNTVYREQFVSTANESYYRFDLLNSSIPSRLVISPAGIPQRLTWIPQTNLWAPYSVVQIDQCDTYTLCGVNGICSINDQAVCSCLESFVPKTPDRWNSQDWSGGCVRRTQLGCNNGDGFLKHTGVKLPDMSDSWVNTSMSLNECGDMCLSNCSCVAYSNSDIRGGGSGCYLWFSELKDTKQLPQGGEDLYIRMAASELRSYEKKRSSSRRKLRRIIVGILIPSVVVLLLGLILFMRRRNPRRQAFTPSIRIENYKDESDRNDGMELPAFDFTTIEYATDCFSFKNKLGEGGFGSVYKGTLSDGQEIAVKRLSKDSGQGLTEFKNEVILIAKLQHRNLVKLLGCCIEGNERILIYEYMPNKSLDNFIFDQTNTNILDWQARLNIIGGIARGLLYLHQDSRLRIIHRDLKASNVLLDDSMNPKISDFGMARTFGGDQIEANTSRIVGTYGYMSPEYAVDGLFSIKSDVFSFGVLVLEIVSAKKNRGFFHPDHNHNLLGHAWRLWNEGRPLELMNKKIDDSSSLSEVIRCIQVGLLCVQQRPEDRPSMSTVVVMLSSEISLPQPKQPGFYTERSFSEQETSSSSIRSASRNNISFTVFEPR, encoded by the exons ATGGAAAGATTTAGAGTTGTCTTTGTTTGcatctttcttttgatttcccCTGTAAGAATCTCTGCCATATCGGCGACTCTTACCCCTGGTCAGTCGATAAGAGATGGAGAAACTTTGGTTTCAGCTGAGGGAAATTTTGAACTGGGATTTTTTAGCCCAGGTAGTTCAAATAATAGGTACCTGGGGATATGGTACAAACAAACAACCCCTGGAACTTCTGTATGGGTGGCCAACAGAGAAAAACCAATCGTGGATCGGCTAGGAGTGTTAAATGTAACTGCTCAAGGAGTTCTTGTGCTGTTCAATAGCACTAATTATGCTGTTTGGTCATCTAATGTCTCAAGAACTGCCCAGAACCCTGTTGTACAGCTCTTGGATTCGGGAAATCTTGCTGTAAAAGATGGGAATGACAGCAACCCGGATAACTTTTTGTGGCAGAGTTTTGATTATCCGAGTGAAACCTTACTTCCAGGGATGAAGTGGGGAAAAAATTTGGTGACTGGTCTTGATAGGTATATATCACCTTGGAAGAGTTCAGATGATCCTGCTCGAGGTGATTTTGCATTTCGGTTGGATCCTCGTGGTCGTGGATATAGCCAAATGCTGCTTATGAGGGGGCTTGCAATTCTGTTTAGAACCGGTACCTGGAATGGTTTCCGTTGGGGGGGAGTCCCTGACACGGTATCGAATACTGTGTACAGAGAACAATTTGTTTCAACTGCCAATGAGTCCTATTACAGGTTTGATCTTCTAAACAGTTCAATTCCATCAAGGTTGGTGATAAGTCCAGCAGGCATACCACAGCGCCTCACATGGATACCTCAAACGAATCTTTGGGCACCTTACTCTGTAGTGCAGATCGATCAGTGTGACACTTACACCTTGTGTGGTGTCAATGGTATCTGCAGCATCAATGACCAAGCTGTTTGTTCTTGCTTGGAAAGTTTCGTACCCAAGACTCCTGACAGATGGAACAGTCAAGATTGGTCTGGTGGTTGTGTTAGACGAACTCAATTAGGTTGTAATAATGGAGATGGATTTCTGAAGCACACTGGTGTCAAATTGCCAGACATGTCTGATTCCTGGGTGAACACTAGCATGAGCCTAAATGAATGTGGGGATATGTGCCTTTCAAACTGTTCGTGTGTGGCCTACTCAAATTCAGATATTAGAGGAGGAGGAAGTGGCTGCTACCTTTGGTTCAGTGAGCTCAAGGACACTAAACAACTACCGCAGGGTGGGGAAGATCTCTACATACGAATGGCTGCTTCAGAACTAC GTagttatgaaaagaaaagaagttcgAGCAGGAGGAAGCTTAGGAGAATCATTGTTGGCATATTAATACCTTCTGTGGTCGTGCTTTTACTAGGATTGATCCTGTTCATGAGGAGAAGGAATCCTAGAAGACAAG CCTTCACGCCAAGCATCCGCATTGAGAATTACAAGGATGAAAGCGATAGGAACGATGGCATGGAGTTACCGGCGTTCGATTTTACCACCATAGAATACGCCACAGATTGcttttcattcaaaaacaaaCTGGGAGAAGGTGGTTTTGGATCTGTATACAAG GGAACATTGAGCGACGGACAAGAAATAGCGGTGAAAAGGCTTTCAAAGGATTCTGGACAAGGACTAACAGAGTTCAAAAATGAAGTTATATTGATTGCAAAGCTTCAGCACCGCAACCTTGTCAAGCTTCTTGGTTGTTGCATCgaaggaaatgaaagaattttGATCTATGAGTACATGCCTAATAAAAGCTTGGACAACTTTATATTCG atcaaacaaatacaaacatacTTGATTGGCAAGCACGCCTCAACATAATTGGTGGCATTGCCAGAGGGCTTCTTTATCTTCACCAAGACTCTAGATTGAGGATTATACATAGGGATCTCAAGGCCAGCAATGTGCTTCTAGATGATTCTATGAACCCTAAAATTTCAGACTTCGGCATGGCCAGAACATTCGGGGGAGATCAAATAGAGGCGAATACTAGTAGGATTGTTGGAACATA CGGCTATATGTCTCCCGAGTATGCGGTCGATGGGCTCTTCTCAATCAAATCTGATGTCTTTAGCTTTGGCGTTTTAGTACTTGAGATAGTGAGTGCGAAGAAAAACAGAGGATTTTTCCACCCTGATCACAACCATAACCTTCTTGGACAT GCATGGAGACTTTGGAATGAAGGGAGGCCACTGGAGCTCatgaataaaaagattgatgACTCTTCCTCTTTGTCTGAAGTTATAAGATGCATTCAGGTCGGTCTTCTATGCGTGCAACAACGACCGGAAGACAGGCCAAGCATGTCAACTGTGGTTGTAATGTTGAGCAGTGAGATCTCATTGCCTCAGCCAAAACAGCCTGGTTTTTACACAGAGAGAAGTTTCTCTGAACAAGAAACTTCATCAAGCAGTATAAGATCAGCTTCTAGGAATAACATCAGCTTTACAGTGTTTGAACCGCGGTAG